Proteins from one Rhizobium sp. CB3090 genomic window:
- the hmgA gene encoding homogentisate 1,2-dioxygenase: protein MEQAVTRTSDGKASAASKPEYMSGFGNDFESESLPGALPQGQNSPQKCNYGLYAEQLSGSPFTAPRGTNERSWLYRIRPSVRHTRRFLNASYPLWKSAPCLDEHSLPLGQLRWDPVPAPTERLTLLDGIRTITTAGDVMTQAGMAAHAYVFNEDMVDDYFFNADGELLIVPQVGAVRVFTEMGIMDIEPLEICVLPRGMMVKVQRIGDEKVWRGYICENYGAKFTLPDRGPIGANCLANPRDFKTPVAAFEDKETLCRVHVKWCGKFYVTEIGHSPLDVVAWHGNYIPYKYDLRTFAPVGAILFDHPDPSIFTVLTAPTESAGTANVDFVIFPPRWLVAEHTFRPPWYHRNIMSEFMGLIHGQYDAKEQGFVPGGMSLHNMMLPHGPDASGFEKASNSELKPVKLEQTMAFMFETRFPQQVTKYAAEIETRQDNYLECWDGLERKFDGTPGIK from the coding sequence ATGGAACAGGCAGTAACCCGAACTTCCGACGGTAAGGCTTCGGCGGCGAGCAAGCCGGAATACATGTCGGGATTCGGCAACGACTTCGAAAGCGAGTCGCTTCCCGGCGCTTTGCCACAAGGCCAGAACAGTCCGCAGAAATGCAATTACGGCCTCTATGCGGAGCAGCTTTCCGGCTCCCCGTTCACCGCTCCCCGCGGAACGAACGAAAGGTCTTGGCTCTATCGTATTCGCCCAAGCGTGCGTCACACCCGCCGCTTTTTGAACGCCTCCTATCCGCTCTGGAAATCGGCACCCTGCCTTGATGAACATTCGCTTCCTCTCGGGCAGCTTCGCTGGGATCCAGTCCCCGCGCCGACGGAAAGGCTGACCTTACTGGACGGTATTCGCACGATCACGACCGCCGGCGATGTCATGACCCAAGCGGGCATGGCAGCCCACGCCTATGTCTTCAACGAGGACATGGTGGATGATTATTTCTTCAATGCTGATGGCGAATTGCTGATCGTTCCCCAGGTCGGCGCTGTCAGGGTGTTCACCGAAATGGGCATCATGGACATCGAGCCCTTGGAAATCTGCGTCCTCCCTCGCGGCATGATGGTCAAGGTGCAGCGCATTGGCGACGAAAAGGTCTGGCGCGGATATATATGTGAGAATTACGGCGCGAAATTCACGCTGCCGGATCGCGGGCCTATCGGCGCGAACTGCCTGGCAAATCCGCGAGACTTCAAGACCCCCGTTGCCGCCTTCGAGGACAAGGAAACGCTCTGCCGCGTGCATGTCAAATGGTGCGGAAAGTTCTACGTCACCGAAATCGGGCACTCGCCGCTGGATGTGGTCGCCTGGCACGGCAACTACATTCCCTATAAATACGACCTGCGGACATTTGCCCCGGTCGGCGCGATTCTGTTCGACCATCCCGATCCGTCGATCTTCACCGTGTTGACCGCTCCGACCGAAAGCGCCGGCACCGCGAATGTCGATTTCGTGATCTTTCCGCCGCGCTGGTTGGTGGCGGAACACACTTTCCGCCCGCCCTGGTATCATCGCAACATCATGAGCGAGTTCATGGGCCTGATTCATGGCCAGTATGACGCAAAGGAGCAGGGTTTCGTGCCGGGCGGCATGAGCCTGCACAATATGATGCTCCCGCACGGGCCGGATGCCTCGGGCTTCGAAAAGGCATCCAATTCCGAGCTCAAGCCCGTGAAGCTGGAGCAGACCATGGCTTTCATGTTCGAGACCAGGTTTCCGCAGCAGGTGACGAAATACGCGGCTGAGATTGAAACGCGGCAGGATAATTATCTGGAGTGCTGGGACGGCCTGGAACGCAAGTTCGATGGAACGCCGGGCATCAAGTGA
- a CDS encoding Lrp/AsnC family transcriptional regulator produces MKENGSFHRKLLQLIQADGSLSLAELAEKAGMSQSSAWRKVQELESDGVIRKRVTLLDPGKLDLKLCVIAHVTLEDHHEEAVASFASVVLERPEIMECYALSGAFDYMLKIRAKDVESYEAFMTRYLMRNPHVRTVVSSFVLRELKFSTELPI; encoded by the coding sequence ATGAAAGAAAATGGGAGTTTTCACCGCAAGCTTCTGCAGCTCATCCAGGCCGATGGCAGTCTTTCGCTGGCAGAGCTGGCGGAAAAGGCCGGCATGTCGCAAAGTTCGGCCTGGCGGAAGGTCCAGGAGCTGGAATCCGACGGTGTCATCCGCAAACGCGTGACATTGCTGGATCCGGGCAAACTGGATCTGAAACTCTGCGTGATCGCGCATGTGACGCTGGAGGATCACCATGAAGAGGCGGTTGCGTCTTTCGCTTCGGTGGTCCTGGAACGGCCGGAGATCATGGAGTGCTACGCACTATCCGGCGCCTTCGACTATATGCTGAAGATCCGGGCAAAGGATGTGGAAAGCTATGAGGCCTTCATGACCCGATACCTCATGCGCAATCCGCATGTACGCACGGTCGTATCGAGTTTTGTGCTGCGCGAGCTGAAATTCTCGACCGAGCTGCCGATCTAA
- a CDS encoding nitrate/nitrite transporter, which translates to MPAFDQTPTSSSDAPQRALWISTLAFTICFAVWTIFAIIGIRIKQELGLNEAEFGLLVGTPVLTGSLVRIVLGIWTGRYGGRLVYTLTMLAAALATFLLSYAHTYTQMLIAGLGVGLAGGSFAVGVAYVSPFFPPEKQGTALGIFGAGNVGAAVTKFAAPFVLLVWGWQAVAEIWALVLAVMAIVFWFTTTDDPAFRARRNGGGASKSLLQEFAPLKNVQVWRFSLYYFFAFGGFVALSLWLPRYLVGVYGFNLETAGMVAAAYSIPGSIFRAFGGIVSDKKGARSVMYTMLAVSALATLILSMPAATATGPAFGITPAIFIVVIFILGFFMSLGKAAVYKHIPAYYPGAVGAVGGIVGMMGGLGGFILPIAFGLLKDMTGLWSSCFMLLFAIVAISLVWMHFSIRQLQRNSASAANASVFAQ; encoded by the coding sequence ATGCCTGCTTTTGACCAAACGCCGACATCGTCCTCTGACGCACCGCAACGCGCGCTGTGGATATCGACACTCGCATTCACGATCTGTTTTGCCGTGTGGACGATCTTCGCGATCATCGGCATTCGTATCAAACAGGAACTTGGCCTGAACGAGGCCGAGTTCGGCTTGCTGGTCGGCACCCCCGTCCTGACCGGTTCGCTTGTCCGCATCGTCCTCGGCATCTGGACCGGTCGCTATGGCGGGCGACTGGTCTACACGCTCACCATGCTGGCTGCCGCATTGGCGACCTTCCTGCTCTCCTATGCCCACACCTATACGCAGATGCTGATCGCCGGCCTCGGCGTCGGCCTTGCAGGTGGCTCCTTCGCGGTCGGCGTTGCCTACGTCTCACCCTTCTTTCCGCCCGAAAAGCAGGGAACGGCGCTCGGTATCTTCGGCGCCGGCAATGTCGGTGCCGCGGTGACCAAGTTCGCAGCCCCCTTCGTCCTCCTCGTATGGGGCTGGCAGGCAGTCGCGGAGATCTGGGCGCTGGTGCTTGCCGTCATGGCGATCGTCTTCTGGTTCACCACGACCGATGATCCGGCATTCCGCGCCCGTCGCAACGGCGGCGGCGCATCCAAGAGCCTGCTGCAGGAATTCGCGCCGTTGAAGAACGTGCAGGTGTGGCGCTTCTCGCTCTATTACTTCTTCGCGTTCGGCGGCTTCGTCGCCCTGTCGCTGTGGCTGCCTCGTTATCTGGTCGGCGTCTACGGCTTCAACCTCGAGACTGCCGGCATGGTCGCTGCCGCCTATTCCATCCCGGGCAGCATCTTCCGCGCCTTCGGCGGTATTGTTTCCGACAAGAAGGGAGCGCGAAGCGTCATGTATACGATGCTGGCTGTGTCGGCGCTCGCAACCTTGATCCTTTCGATGCCAGCAGCCACCGCAACAGGCCCGGCCTTCGGCATAACCCCGGCTATCTTCATCGTTGTCATCTTCATCCTCGGCTTCTTCATGAGCCTCGGCAAGGCGGCGGTCTACAAACACATTCCCGCCTATTATCCCGGCGCTGTCGGCGCTGTCGGCGGCATCGTCGGCATGATGGGCGGCCTTGGCGGCTTCATACTGCCGATCGCTTTCGGCCTGCTCAAGGATATGACCGGCCTATGGTCGAGCTGCTTCATGCTGCTCTTCGCGATCGTCGCCATCTCGCTGGTGTGGATGCATTTCTCCATCCGGCAATTGCAGCGGAACAGCGCATCGGCAGCGAACGCCAGCGTTTTTGCCCAGTAA
- a CDS encoding Lrp/AsnC family transcriptional regulator: MDEQLDKLDLRLLQELQKDGRLTNNELGERIALSPSQCSRRRTRLESEGYIRSYQANLDRQKLGLDMLVVISVTLATHNRDNARRFSQLINGLPEVLEAYALTGEMDYHLKVATRGLNDLSRFVNDVLLPHESVQHVKTSIVLDTLKTFEGFPVLMPHTWHGDSSR, from the coding sequence ATGGATGAACAGCTCGACAAATTGGATTTGCGTCTGCTGCAAGAGCTTCAGAAAGACGGCAGGCTGACGAATAACGAGCTGGGTGAGCGGATCGCGCTTTCACCCTCACAATGCTCGCGCCGGCGGACGAGATTGGAATCCGAAGGATATATTCGCAGCTACCAGGCGAATTTGGACAGGCAGAAGCTGGGCTTGGATATGCTGGTGGTCATTTCCGTAACGCTCGCAACCCACAACAGGGACAATGCCCGCCGATTTTCCCAACTGATCAACGGACTGCCGGAAGTTCTTGAAGCCTATGCGCTGACGGGTGAAATGGATTATCACCTCAAGGTAGCGACCCGCGGGCTCAACGACCTCTCAAGATTCGTCAACGACGTTCTGTTACCTCACGAGTCGGTGCAGCACGTGAAGACGTCGATCGTCCTCGACACACTCAAGACATTTGAAGGATTTCCGGTGCTTATGCCGCATACATGGCATGGCGATAGTTCGCGTTGA
- the hppD gene encoding 4-hydroxyphenylpyruvate dioxygenase yields MGPFPHDAPPSEITADNPAGTDGFEFVEFAHPEPEKLRELFTRMGYVPVAKHKTKDITVWRQGDINYVLNAEPGSHAARFVAKHGPCAPSMAWRVVDAKHAFDHAVSKGAVPYEGDDKALDVPAIVGIGGSLLYFVETYRAKGSAYDAEFDWLGERDPNPEGVGFYYLDHLTHNVFRGNMDKWWDFYRELFNFKQIHFFDIDGRITGLVSRAITSPCGKIRIPLNESKDDTSQIEEFLKKYKGEGIQHIAVGTEDIYSGTDKLAANGLRFMPGPPETYYDMSYARVNGHDEPIERMKKHGILIDGEGVVNGGMTKVLLQIFSKTVIGPIFFEFIQRKGDEGFGEGNFRALFESIEADQIKRGVIGTAAE; encoded by the coding sequence ATGGGTCCTTTCCCCCACGATGCGCCGCCTTCGGAAATAACCGCCGACAATCCGGCCGGCACTGACGGCTTCGAATTCGTTGAATTCGCTCATCCTGAGCCCGAAAAGCTGCGCGAGCTCTTCACGCGCATGGGCTACGTTCCGGTCGCCAAGCACAAGACGAAAGACATCACCGTCTGGCGGCAGGGCGATATCAATTACGTCCTGAACGCCGAGCCGGGCAGCCATGCCGCTCGTTTCGTCGCAAAGCATGGTCCCTGCGCCCCATCAATGGCCTGGCGCGTCGTTGATGCCAAGCATGCGTTTGATCATGCGGTGTCAAAAGGCGCCGTTCCCTATGAAGGGGATGACAAGGCACTCGATGTTCCGGCAATCGTCGGCATCGGCGGTTCACTGCTTTATTTTGTCGAGACCTACCGCGCGAAGGGGTCGGCCTATGACGCCGAGTTCGATTGGCTTGGCGAGCGTGATCCGAATCCGGAAGGGGTTGGTTTCTATTATCTCGACCACCTGACTCACAACGTTTTCCGCGGCAACATGGACAAGTGGTGGGATTTCTATCGCGAACTATTCAATTTCAAGCAAATCCACTTCTTCGATATTGATGGACGCATCACCGGCCTGGTGAGCCGCGCCATCACCTCGCCCTGCGGCAAGATCCGCATTCCGCTCAATGAATCGAAGGACGACACGAGTCAGATCGAGGAGTTTCTGAAGAAATATAAGGGCGAGGGCATCCAGCACATCGCGGTCGGAACGGAAGACATCTACAGCGGCACCGACAAGCTTGCCGCCAACGGCCTCCGTTTTATGCCGGGTCCACCGGAGACCTATTACGACATGTCCTATGCCCGCGTGAACGGCCACGACGAACCCATCGAACGTATGAAGAAACATGGTATCCTCATCGACGGCGAAGGTGTGGTGAATGGCGGCATGACGAAAGTCCTGCTGCAGATATTCTCCAAAACCGTCATTGGCCCGATCTTCTTCGAGTTCATTCAGCGTAAGGGCGATGAAGGCTTCGGGGAGGGCAACTTCCGTGCTCTTTTCGAGTCGATCGAGGCGGATCAGATCAAGCGCGGCGTCATCGGCACTGCGGCGGAGTGA
- the nirB gene encoding nitrite reductase large subunit NirB: protein MTQKLVIIGNGMAPGRMLEHLLEKVPGRYEVTIFNAEPRVNYDRIMLSPVLSGEKDYEQIIIHGDGWYIKNNITLYKGHKIVAIDRVAKTVTSDHGVTESYDKLVIATGSVPFIIPVPGNDLPGVLTYRDLDDVNAMLLAAQSRAKAVVIGGGLLGLEAAAGLSSRGMDVTVLHVMPTLMERQLDPAAGYLLQKAVEERGIKVITKANTKAIVGNGKVEGVELADGTIVPATLVVMAAGIRPSAGLAKDAGLAVNRGIVVDAGMGTSDGDIYALGECAEVGGQVYGLVAPLYEMARVAAAQLAGDTSAGFVHSDTPTKLKVTGIDLFSIGDFADGDDREEIVLRDAAAGVYKRVILKDNRIIGTVLYGETSDGAWFNDLKKKATDISEMRETLIFGQAYQGGSPLDPMAAVAALPDDAEICGCNGVCKGKITSTITEKGLTSLDEVRAHTKASASCGSCTGLVEQLMSITLGDSYNPAAVQPMCACTELGHDDVRRLIKAKGLKTIPAVMQELEWKTSCGCAKCRPALNYYLVCDWPDEYADDYQSRFINERVHANIQKDGTYSVVPRMWGGVTSSNELRAIADVVDKFEIPMVKVTGGQRIDLLGVHKEDLPAVWADLGKAGFISGQAYAKGLRTVKTCVGSDWCRFGTQDSTGLGIRLEKFMWGSWTPAKLKMAVSGCPRNCAEATCKDIGVVCVDSGFEIHFAGAAGLDIKGTEVLGLVKTEDEALEHIVALTQMYREQARYLERIYKWAKRIGLAEIRRQIMEDGEKRKAYYERFVFSQKFAQVDPWSERVSGKDKHEFKPMATIGYPQAAE from the coding sequence ATGACCCAAAAACTTGTCATCATCGGTAACGGCATGGCGCCCGGCCGCATGCTGGAACATCTCCTCGAAAAGGTGCCCGGCCGCTATGAAGTGACGATCTTCAACGCCGAGCCGCGCGTCAATTACGACCGCATCATGCTCTCGCCAGTTCTTTCGGGCGAAAAGGATTATGAGCAGATCATCATCCACGGCGATGGCTGGTACATCAAAAACAACATCACCCTCTACAAGGGCCATAAGATCGTCGCCATCGATCGCGTCGCCAAGACCGTCACATCGGATCATGGCGTCACCGAAAGCTACGACAAGCTGGTGATCGCCACCGGTTCCGTGCCCTTCATCATCCCCGTTCCCGGAAACGATTTGCCGGGCGTCCTGACCTATCGCGATCTGGACGACGTCAACGCCATGCTGCTGGCTGCACAATCCCGCGCCAAGGCGGTCGTCATCGGCGGTGGTCTGCTGGGCCTCGAAGCGGCGGCGGGTCTCAGCTCGCGCGGCATGGATGTCACCGTTCTGCATGTCATGCCGACGCTGATGGAGCGCCAGCTCGATCCGGCTGCAGGCTACCTTCTGCAAAAGGCCGTGGAGGAGCGCGGCATCAAGGTGATCACCAAGGCCAATACCAAGGCGATCGTCGGCAACGGCAAAGTCGAAGGCGTCGAATTGGCTGACGGCACCATCGTGCCGGCAACGCTGGTGGTCATGGCGGCCGGCATCCGTCCGAGCGCCGGGCTTGCGAAGGACGCCGGCCTTGCCGTCAACAGAGGCATCGTGGTCGACGCCGGCATGGGCACGTCTGACGGCGACATTTATGCGCTCGGCGAATGCGCCGAAGTGGGCGGTCAGGTCTACGGCCTGGTGGCACCGCTCTATGAGATGGCGCGCGTTGCCGCCGCGCAGCTTGCCGGCGATACCTCCGCCGGCTTCGTGCATTCCGATACGCCGACCAAGCTCAAGGTCACCGGCATCGATCTCTTTTCGATCGGCGACTTTGCCGACGGCGACGATCGCGAGGAAATCGTGCTGCGCGATGCCGCGGCCGGCGTCTACAAGCGCGTGATCCTCAAGGACAACCGCATCATCGGCACCGTGCTTTATGGCGAGACGTCTGACGGTGCATGGTTCAACGATCTGAAGAAGAAGGCGACCGATATTTCGGAGATGCGCGAGACGCTGATCTTCGGCCAGGCCTACCAGGGAGGGTCCCCTCTGGACCCTATGGCGGCCGTTGCAGCCTTGCCGGATGATGCGGAAATCTGCGGCTGCAACGGCGTATGCAAGGGCAAAATCACCTCGACAATCACTGAAAAGGGCCTGACATCCCTGGACGAGGTGCGTGCCCATACCAAGGCGTCCGCCTCGTGCGGCTCCTGTACGGGGCTCGTCGAACAACTGATGTCGATCACGCTTGGCGACAGCTATAACCCGGCCGCCGTCCAGCCGATGTGCGCCTGCACCGAGCTTGGCCATGACGATGTGCGCCGGCTGATCAAGGCCAAGGGGCTGAAGACCATCCCCGCCGTCATGCAGGAGCTGGAGTGGAAGACATCCTGCGGCTGCGCGAAATGCCGGCCGGCACTGAACTATTACCTCGTCTGCGACTGGCCGGATGAATATGCGGACGATTATCAGTCGCGCTTCATCAACGAGCGCGTTCACGCCAATATTCAGAAGGACGGCACCTATTCGGTCGTGCCGCGCATGTGGGGCGGCGTGACCAGTTCCAACGAGCTGCGCGCCATTGCCGATGTCGTCGACAAATTCGAGATCCCGATGGTCAAGGTGACCGGCGGCCAGCGCATCGACCTTCTGGGCGTGCACAAGGAAGACCTGCCCGCCGTCTGGGCCGATCTCGGCAAGGCCGGCTTCATCTCCGGCCAGGCCTATGCAAAGGGGCTGCGCACGGTGAAGACCTGCGTCGGTTCCGATTGGTGCCGCTTCGGCACGCAGGATTCGACCGGTCTCGGCATTCGCCTCGAGAAATTCATGTGGGGCTCGTGGACACCGGCAAAGCTCAAGATGGCGGTTTCCGGCTGTCCGCGCAATTGCGCCGAAGCAACCTGCAAGGACATCGGCGTCGTCTGTGTCGACAGCGGCTTCGAAATCCATTTCGCCGGTGCGGCCGGTCTCGACATCAAGGGCACGGAAGTGCTCGGCCTCGTCAAGACCGAGGACGAGGCGCTGGAGCATATCGTGGCGCTGACGCAGATGTATCGCGAGCAGGCCCGTTATCTCGAGCGCATATACAAATGGGCAAAGCGCATCGGCCTCGCCGAGATCCGTCGCCAGATCATGGAGGACGGCGAAAAGCGCAAGGCCTACTACGAGCGCTTCGTCTTCAGCCAGAAATTTGCCCAGGTCGATCCCTGGTCGGAGCGTGTCTCCGGCAAGGACAAGCATGAGTTCAAGCCGATGGCGACGATCGGCTATCCGCAGGCCGCCGAGTAA
- the nirD gene encoding nitrite reductase small subunit NirD, producing the protein MDMNWPNENWHPIGDISDIPLRGARCVKTPQGKIAVFRTAENEVFAIEDHCPHKGGPLSQGIVHGAAVTCPLHNWVISLETGKALGADEGSVRTIPVRNENGVLSIKLDSLMMAAE; encoded by the coding sequence ATGGACATGAACTGGCCCAATGAAAACTGGCATCCAATCGGCGACATCTCGGATATCCCGCTGCGCGGCGCGCGCTGCGTGAAGACACCGCAGGGCAAGATCGCAGTCTTCCGGACCGCCGAAAACGAAGTCTTCGCCATCGAGGATCATTGCCCGCACAAGGGCGGACCGCTTTCGCAAGGGATCGTGCATGGTGCAGCCGTCACCTGCCCGCTACATAATTGGGTCATCTCGCTTGAAACCGGCAAGGCACTCGGAGCGGACGAGGGTTCGGTTCGGACCATCCCTGTGCGCAATGAGAACGGCGTGCTGTCGATCAAGCTCGATAGTCTCATGATGGCGGCGGAATAG
- a CDS encoding phenylalanine 4-monooxygenase, producing MTMESTYTAKLPGPDGLYDYTAEEDAIWGELYERQMKLLANMACREYLDGVKTLGLKPDKVPQLLDVNRRLNETTGFGVEGVPALIPPSRFYELLSQGKFPLATFLRRREHIDYIEEPDLFHEVFGHCPLLTNQSYANFVRHFGETAVRLGKGYSWHLFRIFWFTVEFGLINTPQGRRCFGAGIVSSPSETKAAMEGKACEFRPFDLLSVLRTPYRIDIVQPIYYVIDSFADLEAIVKQDIEGQILKAKSLGDFPPAFEAKAS from the coding sequence ATGACCATGGAAAGCACCTACACCGCCAAACTGCCCGGCCCGGATGGTTTATACGATTACACCGCCGAAGAAGATGCGATCTGGGGCGAACTCTACGAGCGTCAGATGAAGCTGCTGGCCAATATGGCTTGCCGCGAATATCTGGACGGCGTCAAAACCCTGGGGCTCAAGCCGGACAAGGTGCCTCAACTTCTCGATGTCAACCGGCGCTTGAACGAGACCACCGGCTTCGGCGTCGAGGGTGTACCGGCGCTCATTCCTCCCTCGCGCTTCTACGAACTTCTGTCGCAGGGCAAATTCCCGCTCGCAACCTTCCTGCGCCGCCGCGAGCATATCGACTATATCGAGGAGCCGGACCTGTTCCACGAGGTTTTCGGTCACTGCCCGCTGCTGACCAACCAGAGCTATGCCAATTTCGTGCGGCATTTCGGCGAAACCGCTGTGCGCCTCGGCAAAGGCTATTCCTGGCATCTGTTCCGCATCTTCTGGTTCACCGTCGAATTCGGCCTGATCAACACGCCGCAAGGCCGCCGTTGCTTCGGCGCGGGCATCGTCTCATCGCCAAGTGAAACGAAAGCGGCGATGGAAGGCAAGGCATGCGAATTTCGGCCGTTCGACCTGTTAAGCGTCCTCCGGACTCCCTACAGGATCGATATCGTCCAGCCGATCTATTATGTCATCGACAGCTTCGCCGATCTTGAAGCGATCGTGAAGCAGGATATCGAGGGCCAGATCCTCAAGGCGAAATCGCTGGGTGATTTCCCGCCCGCCTTCGAAGCCAAGGCTTCGTGA